A region of Sporosarcina sp. FSL W7-1349 DNA encodes the following proteins:
- a CDS encoding divergent PAP2 family protein: MAIFQNIPLLAALFGILFAQVVKIPIHYFLTGKLDWKLSTSTGGMPSSHSAAVTALTTAIAYENGLDSNLFAVSAIFAVIVMFDATGIRYQAGQQALIINQMRLDFQTFVQEAKGWQQKDGHQKIQELKTLLGHKPSEVFAGALTGILISVVIYSFLI; encoded by the coding sequence ATGGCCATCTTTCAAAACATCCCGCTCCTTGCGGCATTATTCGGCATTCTATTTGCACAGGTTGTCAAAATTCCAATCCATTATTTTTTGACAGGAAAACTGGATTGGAAGTTATCCACTTCCACAGGAGGCATGCCCAGTTCCCATTCGGCCGCGGTCACAGCGTTGACAACAGCGATTGCGTATGAAAACGGCCTGGACTCCAACCTTTTCGCCGTGTCGGCCATTTTCGCGGTGATTGTCATGTTTGATGCGACCGGAATCCGTTACCAAGCCGGGCAACAAGCATTGATCATCAATCAAATGCGGCTCGATTTCCAAACCTTTGTCCAAGAGGCTAAAGGATGGCAACAAAAAGACGGTCATCAAAAGATCCAGGAATTGAAAACATTACTTGGCCATAAACCAAGTGAAGTGTTCGCAGGAGCCTTAACGGGAATCCTCATCTCGGTCGTCATATATTCTTTCCTTATATGA
- a CDS encoding leucyl aminopeptidase, producing MKPIIVEPQFEKVAADVLIIGVPEHPENVDGWERLVENFSSRLPEWIKTGDVKTDFKKIVRLPALDGKGYARVFFIGLGAKQDLNEDRIRESFAAIGKELIASKATSAAVWLEPFTNDSLGHTDIAFLAGEGIGLGSYQFESYKTGSNEKDVRIETVQILTEQDSDEMKAAFEVGIIHAKAVNEARTLVNMPPNILTARKLAAHAHQLAETYGFEIHVLGKQEMEELGMGAILAVNQGSVEEPQLIVLKYTATEEWKEVIGLVGKGITYDTGGYSLKPKDGMVGMKGDMGGAAAVLGAMQIIGELRPARNVIAVIASTDNMISGEAFKPDDVITSLSGKTIEVLNTDAEGRLVLADAVTYAKQAGANYLIDVATLTGGVIVALGHDKTGALTNDETFFEEFLEASAETGEFVWRLPLTEKDKKRIRKSDMADLNNSPGRDGHMIFGGGFVGEFAENTPWIHLDIAGTSDAASAHELGPKGGTGVMVRTLATLVQRMEAEEE from the coding sequence ATGAAGCCGATTATAGTGGAACCGCAATTTGAAAAAGTGGCAGCCGATGTTCTGATTATCGGGGTGCCGGAACATCCTGAAAACGTGGATGGTTGGGAACGGCTTGTCGAAAATTTTAGTTCCCGCTTACCGGAATGGATCAAGACAGGTGATGTGAAAACCGATTTTAAAAAGATCGTGAGATTGCCGGCGCTTGATGGGAAAGGGTATGCCCGCGTCTTCTTTATCGGACTCGGAGCAAAGCAGGATTTGAATGAGGACCGCATCCGTGAGTCTTTTGCCGCGATCGGGAAAGAATTGATTGCCAGCAAGGCTACGTCAGCCGCCGTCTGGCTTGAACCGTTTACAAATGACTCCCTTGGCCATACGGATATCGCATTCCTGGCGGGGGAAGGCATCGGATTGGGTTCGTATCAATTCGAGAGCTATAAAACGGGATCCAACGAGAAGGACGTACGGATTGAAACGGTCCAAATTCTGACCGAGCAAGATTCGGATGAGATGAAGGCGGCTTTTGAAGTGGGCATAATCCATGCCAAGGCTGTCAATGAAGCGCGGACACTTGTGAACATGCCTCCGAATATACTGACTGCCAGAAAATTGGCGGCTCATGCCCATCAACTGGCGGAGACGTATGGTTTCGAAATCCATGTCCTCGGCAAACAGGAGATGGAAGAGCTTGGCATGGGGGCAATTTTAGCGGTCAACCAAGGGTCCGTAGAAGAACCCCAACTCATCGTGCTCAAATACACCGCAACAGAAGAATGGAAAGAAGTCATCGGTTTGGTCGGCAAAGGAATTACGTATGACACCGGCGGATATTCATTGAAACCGAAAGATGGAATGGTCGGGATGAAAGGGGATATGGGAGGGGCGGCAGCGGTCCTCGGTGCGATGCAGATCATCGGCGAATTACGTCCAGCGCGCAACGTCATCGCGGTTATTGCGTCCACGGACAATATGATATCGGGCGAAGCGTTCAAGCCGGATGATGTCATCACTTCATTAAGCGGAAAAACGATTGAAGTGCTGAACACCGATGCCGAGGGAAGATTGGTCCTTGCGGATGCAGTGACATACGCGAAGCAGGCAGGGGCGAATTATCTGATTGACGTCGCGACATTAACTGGTGGGGTCATCGTTGCACTCGGCCACGATAAAACAGGGGCTTTGACGAATGATGAGACCTTTTTCGAGGAGTTTTTGGAAGCGTCAGCGGAAACGGGTGAGTTCGTTTGGCGTTTGCCTTTGACGGAAAAGGATAAAAAACGGATCCGCAAAAGCGATATGGCCGATTTGAATAACTCCCCCGGGCGGGATGGCCATATGATCTTCGGCGGTGGCTTCGTCGGAGAGTTTGCAGAAAATACTCCTTGGATCCATCTGGATATTGCAGGTACGTCGGATGCCGCCTCAGCACACGAATTGGGGCCGAAGGGGGGAACCGGCGTCATGGTTAGGACGCTGGCGACTTTGGTGCAGCGGATGGAGGCTGAAGAAGAATAA